One window from the genome of Xiphophorus hellerii strain 12219 chromosome 16, Xiphophorus_hellerii-4.1, whole genome shotgun sequence encodes:
- the ccp110 gene encoding centriolar coiled-coil protein of 110 kDa, which produces MCGRPGMESYEEFCMRSLAMLQEGKLKKKTCEPLCSLKTCSVIRFHGRPILLPLLLAEQHTDIRGYRQRAIQLEQNRENLQRNKLMARVQVILDQVQVQDVPLEKNIKPPVCKSATVSGYTLVTDSPGLPKVPEFRSNVVEQPSYSSSETPIVNGYEEEKDLKVENEERSEEEEEDDEDISLDSLLKRSREYVQREQNQQRSSEMVDPISKAPPAESVSLKQQQRCSPIRDSGVEFGFSLHNSPVGLSPMQQQPLYDPSPQKSVPLSPVKPERYAHLPSPESSVSPRPCRRKPRPVSTGNIHISFPIGSADLIARSPGRLEDCAGRVDWSETLSAGSICNWGVEGRDSDRRFSHCGTSPVQENNSPVSSSVPSAMTHHDHLSLGFRRRCHTLDSQLNTFQSGAEQVDRSQERLPRFMAGVTWLAPSRRTPAAPLNQSYKVESPSPCLLRPRGSPDESPVPNNSKKTPVVLRNTTELQVMSEETQWRAQALEDMQRRLEEEHALQMSILLAEQEKEQQRLHLELEETERRLKKHECERPRSGDTFDWSHRPVSGSCPIMSPSCPGLSPIHTSERLSGHTLGFPSAVPTSVMTPPVQPAAYLWGSSRTANKSRARLSLVLTAEHQKAFCQIGAMIRGFLIRRLLKTEKLKHLCQTVVDTQEFIQSFETEAAQKRGPYTAQDLSLQERVRAQLRAAQYDIHEIFFEIPLRDRLALLQQDRELRAERKLRDLEKAKTPKDRVSLSAATQRSLDRKKKVSESPAAARKAQHKPKSPTTNRVQKPSQGQTSSTPGQLNRQGSWYRKTPEERVRRLDTMKKQHSLG; this is translated from the exons ATGTGTGGTCGTCCAGGGATGGAGAGCTATGAGGAGTTCTGTATGCGGAGTTTGGCCATGCTGCAGGAGGGGAAACTCAAGAAGAAGACATGTGAGCCGCTTTGTTCCCTGAAAACATGCTCTGTCATCCGCTTTCATGGGAGACCTATACTTTTGCCTTTG ctgcttGCAGAGCAGCACACAGATATACGTGGCTACAGACAGAGGGCGATCCAGCTGGAGCAGAACAGAGAGaacctgcagagaaacaagcttaTGGCCCGAGTTCAAGTCATTCTGGACCAAGTACAG GTACAAGACGTGCCACTTGAGAAAAACATAAAGCCCCCAGTTTGTAAATCTGCTACTGTCAGTGGCTACACTTTGGTCACTGACTCACCTGGGCTTCCCAAAGTTCCTGAATTTAGGTCAAACGTAGTAGAGCAACCTTCTTATTCTAGCTCTGAGACTCCCATTGTTAATGGATATGAAGAAGAGAAGGACTTAAAGGTCGAGAATGAAGAGAGaagtgaagaggaagaggaggatgatgaggacATAAGCTTGGACAGCCTCCTTAAGAGATCAAGGGAGTACGTGCAACGGGAGCAGAATCAGCAGAGATCATCAGAGATGGTTGACCCGATCAGCAAGGCTCCCCCAGCAGAGAGTGTTTCTctcaaacagcagcagaggtgTAGCCCCATCAGGGACTCAGGTGTTGAGTTTGGATTCAGTCTGCACAACAGCCCAGTTGGCCTATCGCCAATGCAGCAGCAGCCTCTGTATGACCCCAGCCCCCAAAAGTCTGTCCCCCTCTCACCTGTCAAACCAGAGCGATATGCTCACCTCCCTAGTCCGGAGTCCAGCGTTAGCCCCCGTCCTTGTAGGCGCAAACCACGGCCAGTTTCTACAGGGAACATCCACATTTCGTTTCCTATTGGCTCTGCAGACCTAATTGCTCGAAGCCCGGGCAGGTTAGAGGATTGCGCTGGACGGGTGGACTGGTCAGAGACTCTCTCGGCTGGTTCCATCTGCAACTGGGGCGTAGAGGGGAGGGATAGCGACCGTCGGTTCAGTCACTGTGGTACCAGTCCAGTGCAAGAGAACAACAGCCCTGTGAGTTCCTCTGTACCCAGCGCCATGACACACCACGATCATCTGTCTTTAGGATTTCGCCGGCGCTGCCACACACTGGACAGCCAGCTGAATACCTTCCAGTCTGGAGCTGAGCAGGTTGACCGGAGCCAGGAAAGGCTCCCTCGCTTCATGGCAGGTGTTACATGGCTTGCTCCAAGTAGACGCACCCctgctgcccctttaaaccaATCATACAAGGTAGAAAGCCCTTCTCCGTGTCTGCTGAGGCCCCGTGGGAGTCCAGATGAGTCCCCGGTGCCGAACAACAGCAAGAAAACACCAGTTGTCCTGAGAAATACTACTGAGTTACAAGTCATGTCAG AGGAGACGCAATGGCGAGCCCAGGCTCTGGAAGATATGCAAAGGCGTTTAGAGGAGGAACATGCCCTGCAGATGTCCATCCTTCTAGCTGAGCAGGAAAAGGAGCAACAGCGCCTCCATCTG GAGcttgaggagacagagagaagacTGAAGAAGCATGAGTGTGAGAGGCCAAGAAGTGGGGACACATTTGACTGGAGCCATAGGCCTGTGAGTGGCAGCTGTCCCATTATGAGCCCCTCCTGTCCTGGACTGAGCCCCATTCACACATCCGAGCGACTGTCTGGGCACACGTTAG GTTTTCCCAGTGCGGTTCCTACTAGTGTGATGACTCCCCCTGTCCAGCCTGCTGCTTATCTGTGGGGCTCTTCACGGACAGCAAACAAATCCCGAGCGAGGCTAAGTCTG GTTCTAACAGCAGAGCATCAGAAGGCTTTTTGTCAAATTGGTGCCATGATTCGTGGCTTCCTCATACGCAGGCTGCTCAAAACAGAGAAGCTGAAACACCTGTGCCAAACCGTTGTG GATACGCAAGAATTCATTCAATCATTTGAAACTGAAGCTGCACAGAAGAGAGGACCCTACACAGCACAAGATCTCTCCCTGCAGGAGAGAGTCAGAGCCCAG CTACGTGCAGCCCAGTATGACATCCATGAGATCTTCTTTGAAATACCTTTGAGGGACCGACTGGCCCTTCTGCAGCAGGACAGGGAGCTGCGTGCAGAGAGGAAGCTTCGAGATCTG GAGAAAGCCAAGACCCCCAAAGACAGAGTGTCTCTCTCTGCTGCTACACAGAGGTCTCTGGACAGGAAGAAGAA GGTCAGTGAATCGCCAGCAGCGGCCAGGAAGGCGCAGCATAAGCCAAAAAGCCCAACCACCAACAg agtTCAGAAGCCAAGTCAGGGCCAGACCTCCTCTACTCCAGGCCAGCTGAACCGCCAGGG GAGCTGGTACAGAAAGACTCCAGAAGAGAGAG